In one Bacillus rossius redtenbacheri isolate Brsri chromosome 11, Brsri_v3, whole genome shotgun sequence genomic region, the following are encoded:
- the LOC134536669 gene encoding putative acyl-CoA-binding protein isoform X2, whose product MSVDEEFAKAAQDVQNLKAVPSDTELLEIYALYKQSTVGDVNTARPGMLDFKGKAKWDAWEGKKGMSQDSAKQAYVAKVQHLIQTHGLK is encoded by the exons GAGTTCGCCAAGGCAGCGCAGGACGTGCAGAACCTGAAGGCCGTCCCCTCGGACACGGAGCTGCTGGAGATATACGCTCTCTACAAGCAGTCCACGGTGGGCGACGTCAACACAG CGCGGCCGGGCATGCTGGACTTCAAGGGCAAGGCCAAGTGGGACGCGTGGGAGGGCAAGAAGGGCATGTCCCAGGACTCCGCCAAGCAGGCGTACGTGGCCAAGGTGCAGCACCTCATCCAGACGCACGGCCTCAAGTGA
- the LOC134536669 gene encoding acyl-CoA-binding protein-like isoform X1, producing the protein MSVDEVVVGSSGWRAAGCSWQHCDLLQEFAKAAQDVQNLKAVPSDTELLEIYALYKQSTVGDVNTARPGMLDFKGKAKWDAWEGKKGMSQDSAKQAYVAKVQHLIQTHGLK; encoded by the exons GTAGTTGTGGGAAGCAGTGGTTGGCGAGCGGCTGgttgcagttggcagcactgtgaCTTGCTCCAGGAGTTCGCCAAGGCAGCGCAGGACGTGCAGAACCTGAAGGCCGTCCCCTCGGACACGGAGCTGCTGGAGATATACGCTCTCTACAAGCAGTCCACGGTGGGCGACGTCAACACAG CGCGGCCGGGCATGCTGGACTTCAAGGGCAAGGCCAAGTGGGACGCGTGGGAGGGCAAGAAGGGCATGTCCCAGGACTCCGCCAAGCAGGCGTACGTGGCCAAGGTGCAGCACCTCATCCAGACGCACGGCCTCAAGTGA